A window of the Henckelia pumila isolate YLH828 chromosome 3, ASM3356847v2, whole genome shotgun sequence genome harbors these coding sequences:
- the LOC140888538 gene encoding uncharacterized protein, producing MINMISGGSTNGDSGRARKAHGRRLENFEVNSQLNCPTDPSISFGREDLKDVVIPHNDPLLVTLTIANYDVARIFVDTGSSVNIIFKETLDQMKLEGFELDPITTELYGFTGHALQPLGQIVLPLSLGNGDQRVTKMACFTVVEAPFSFNGILGRPALSDFRAVASTYHQKLKFPSGREVGVVRGDQKAARLCYVNEVRIDSKKKRREVGMVSIGRTSKVHGQKVLLMYEEGHEKVELIPGA from the coding sequence ATGATCAATATGATCTCAGGAGGTAGTACGAATGGAGATTCAGGAAGGGCTCGCAAGGCTCACGGGCGTAGGttggaaaattttgaggtaaACTCTCAGCTCAACTGTCCTACTGATCCGAGCATCAGTTTTGGAAGAGAAGATTTAAAGGATGTGGTGATACCTCATAATGACCCCTTATTGGTCACCTTGACCATAGCCAATTACGATGTGGCTCGCATTTTTGTGGATACTGGGAGCTCAGTGAACATTATCTTCAAAGAAACCCTTGACCAAATGAAATTGGAAGGATTTGAGTTGGACCCAATCACCACGGAGTTGTATGGGTTCACAGGTCATGCTTTGCAACCATTGGGACAGATAGTGCTCCCATTATCTCTTGGAAATGGAGATCAGAGAGTAACAAAAATGGCTTGCTTCACCGTGGTGGAGGCACCATTCTCTTTCAATGGAATATTGGGGCGCCCTGCCCTGAGTGATTTCCGAGCCGTGGCATCTACCTATCATCAGAAGTTGAAGTTCCCAAGTGGAAGAGAAGTGGGGGTTGTTCGGGGTGATCAGAAAGCAGCTCGGTTGTGCTATGTGAATGAGGTAAGGATTGATTCAAAGAAGAAGAGGAGGGAGGTAGGAATGGTTTCAATAGGTCGAACATCGAAGGTGCACGGACAGAAGGTGCTTCTGATGTACGAGGAAGGCCATGAGAAGGTGGAGTTAATCCCGGGAGCTTAG
- the LOC140887552 gene encoding thaumatin-like protein 1b codes for MDRLLFLSIIVFALSFGSEVDSTTFKIVNKCRRTIWPGILTGANRPILYPTGFVLKSGKSKTLTVPDSWSGRIWARTHCSNDTSTGQFTCGTADCGSGKVQCAGSGAIPPATLAEFTLNGDQGLDFYDVSLVDGYNLPMLIVARGGTRGGCSSTGCLVDLNGACPRELTVARGNGSRSESVACKSACEAFGDPMYCCSEAFNTPDTCHPSVYSEFFKHACPRAYSYAYDDSTSTFTCASADYIIIFCPLPYTSMKMLGARTDGAKLPLVNKTMLYIGRHHTSLSSQG; via the exons ATGGACCGTCTTCTCTTCCTGTCGATCATCGTTTTCGCCCTATCTTTCGGCTCAG AGGTGGATTCGACTACGTTCAAGATAGTCAACAAGTGCCGCCGCACCATATGGCCCGGCATACTTACCGGCGCCAATAGGCCGATTCTTTATCCCACGGGCTTTGTATTGAAGAGTGGGAAGTCGAAGACACTCACGGTGCCGGACTCCTGGTCGGGTCGGATCTGGGCTCGGACCCACTGCTCCAACGACACATCCACCGGGCAATTCACTTGCGGCACCGCGGACTGCGGTTCCGGCAAGGTACAATGCGCCGGGAGCGGCGCCATACCCCCCGCGACGCTGGCGGAGTTCACCCTCAACGGCGACCAGGGGCTTGACTTCTATGACGTCAGCCTGGTTGATGGGTACAACCTCCCAATGCTGATCGTCGCCAGAGGAGGCACGAGAGGTGGTTGCAGCTCAACCGGGTGCCTGGTCGACTTGAACGGCGCTTGCCCGAGGGAACTGACGGTGGCGCGTGGGAACGGCAGCCGGAGCGAGAGCGTGGCGTGCAAGAGCGCCTGCGAGGCGTTCGGGGATCCCATGTACTGCTGCAGCGAGGCGTTCAACACGCCGGACACGTGTCACCCGTCGGTGTACTCGGAGTTCTTCAAGCACGCCTGCCCACGCGCCTACAGCTACGCGTACGACGACTCCACCAGCACCTTCACCTGTGCCTCCGCCGACTACATCATCATCTTCTGCCCATTGCCTTACACCAG CATGAAGATGCTGGGAGCACGCACAGATGGAGCAAAGCTGCCACTGGTTAACAAAACCATGTTGTACATCGGGCGGCATCACACGAGTTTATCATCCCAAG GCTGA
- the LOC140891243 gene encoding glycine-rich protein 2-like produces the protein MADLKTGTVKWFNDQKGFGFITPDDGSEDLFVHQSAIKTDGFRSLGDGETVEFVVEYGNDGRAKAANVTGPNGGSVQGTTRGSHGGRDGGGYNGGGGGGYGGRDGGGYNGGGGGYGGRDSGGYGGSRGGSRGGDRGGGGGGGCYKCGESGHMARDCSQGGGGGGGGGRYGGGGGGGRYGGGGGGGGGGGGAGCYSCGEEGHFSRECPNSNR, from the coding sequence ATGGCCGATTTGAAAACTGGCACCGTCAAGTGGTTCAATGACCAGAAGGGTTTCGGATTCATCACTCCAGATGATGGCTCTGAAGATCTCTTCGTCCACCAATCGGCTATCAAGACCGATGGTTTCCGCAGCCTCGGAGACGGCGAGACCGTCGAGTTCGTCGTCGAGTACGGCAACGATGGCAGGGCCAAGGCGGCCAACGTGACTGGTCCCAACGGAGGATCTGTCCAAGGAACCACACGTGGCTCTCACGGGGGTAGAGATGGCGGAGGTTACAACGGTGGCGGCGGCGGTGGATACGGGGGTAGAGATGGCGGCGGGTACAACGGTGGTGGAGGTGGATACGGGGGTAGAGATAGCGGCGGGTACGGAGGGAGCCGAGGTGGGAGTCGTGGAGGAGATCGTGGCGGAGGCGGAGGCGGTGGTTGCTACAAGTGTGGTGAGAGTGGGCATATGGCCAGAGACTGCTCGCAGGGAGGCGGCGGTGGAGGCGGCGGGGGTAGGTATGGAGGCGGTGGGGGAGGTGGAagatatggaggaggaggcggcggcggcggaggaGGAGGAGGTGCTGGTTGCTATTCCTGCGGTGAAGAAGGGCATTTTTCTCGTGAATGCCCCAACTCCAACCGTTGA
- the LOC140890671 gene encoding uncharacterized protein, whose amino-acid sequence MGAVVSKQVERRKSISSEKKVLVDLKQTGGTEFPCHDYCPSDRKNWMSCIGPEKLRINQIVWPGTHDSATNKIGIPFVSRPFAQCQSLSIYRQLATGARVLDIRVQEDRRVCHGILLSYNVDVVIRDLKNFLSETQSEVVILEIRTEFGHEDPPDFDKYLEEQLGEYLIHQDEQVFGKTISELLPKRVICVWKPRKSPQPKPGSPLWSSGYLKDNWIDTDLPSTKFESNMKHLGEQQPVADRRFFYRVENTVTPQADNPILCVKPVTNRIHPYARMFIRQCFERGLADRLQIFSADFISEDFVDACVGLTNARVEGKA is encoded by the coding sequence ATGGGAGCCGTCGTCTCCAAGCAAGTCGAGCGGCGAAAATCGATCTCATCGGAGAAGAAGGTGCTGGTAGACCTGAAACAAACCGGCGGGACCGAGTTTCCATGCCACGACTACTGCCCGTCTGACCGGAAGAACTGGATGTCGTGCATCGGACCGGAGAAGCTTCGGATCAACCAGATAGTCTGGCCGGGGACACACGATTCCGCCACCAACAAGATCGGAATCCCATTCGTCAGCCGCCCATTCGCCCAATGCCAATCCCTCTCAATCTACCGGCAGCTGGCGACAGGAGCCAGGGTCCTGGACATACGGGTCCAAGAAGATCGCCGGGTCTGCCACGGAATCCTCCTCAGCTACAACGTCGATGTCGTGATCCGGGACCTCAAGAATTTCCTGTCGGAGACACAGTCGGAGGTGGTGATCCTGGAGATCAGGACAGAATTCGGGCACGAAGATCCCCCTGATTTCGACAAGTACTTGGAAGAACAGCTGGGGGAGTATCTGATCCACCAAGACGAACAAGTGTTCGGGAAGACGATATCGGAGCTGCTTCCGAAGCGGGTCATCTGCGTCTGGAAGCCAAGAAAAAGCCCGCAACCCAAGCCCGGGAGCCCGTTATGGAGCTCCGGGTACCTGAAGGATAACTGGATCGACACGGATTTGCCGTCGACGAAATTCGAGAGCAACATGAAGCATTTAGGGGAGCAGCAGCCGGTGGCGGACCGGAGATTCTTCTACAGGGTGGAGAACACGGTGACGCCTCAGGCGGATAACCCGATCCTGTGCGTGAAACCCGTCACGAACAGGATCCACCCGTATGCGAGGATGTTCATACGCCAATGTTTCGAGCGGGGGTTGGCCGACAGATTGCAGATTTTCTCCGCAGATTTCATTTCTGAAGATTTCGTGGATGCATGTGTAGGGCTTACCAATGCAAGGGTTGAAGGCAAAGCTTGA
- the LOC140892227 gene encoding pentatricopeptide repeat-containing protein At2g21090: protein MPSLSRTPRTLTSSFGKSHKKTGKHPCILQKFLNLTSLGQIREAVDSLPLLARKGFRLNSKIISNLIQQCANAKLGREGRWVHLHLKMTGSKHPGTFLSNHLINMYSKCGDHEMAREVFDKLRVKNLYSWNNMLSGYAKLGMLKPARRLFDKMPAKDYVSWNTVVMAYVQSGQFHEAIKLFLQLRRLDIGFNEYSFAGVVTICVKLRELCLAKQLHSQVLIVGFLSNLVLSSSILDAYAKCGELGDSRRLFDEMIQRDVLAWTTLVSAYAQRGDMDSAQELFASMPEKNSVSWTALIAGYAQNGMGNEALEVFMDMIKHHVEADQFTFSSCLLACASIISPECGRQIHSHMITSGLRLNAVVLSSLINMYWKCGILEAGKRVFDSMKNKQNVVLWNTMISALARHGCGKQAIKLFADMARMAVKPDSVTLLALLNACSHSGLVQEGLILFESMTREYDVSPNQEHYACVIDLLGRSGCFDELMNHLKKMPCVPDDRVWNALLGVCRIHGNLELAKIAAKHLVHLEPRSPVAYLLLCSIYSALGRWESAEEVRRLMNKGNIEKDAAVSWIEIDRKFHFDSIANNLPPCEKERTSVLELLDDQSLAYNFKQ, encoded by the coding sequence ATGCCCTCTCTTTCCCGTACACCTCGTACATTAACATCTTCCTTCGGAAAATCCCACAAGAAAACTGGCAAGCATCCTTGTATTCTCCAGAAATTTCTCAATCTCACCTCACTGGGTCAAATCCGAGAAGCAGTTGATTCATTGCCTCTCTTAGCTCGCAAAGGATTCCGTTTGAACTCCAAGATTATTTCCAATCTCATTCAACAATGCGCCAATGCGAAATTGGGGAGAGAGGGCAGATGGGTTCACCTTCATTTGAAGATGACGGGTTCAAAGCATCCCGGTACTTTTTTGTCCAACCATTTGATTAACATGTACTCGAAATGCGGTGATCATGAGATGGCTCGTGAGGTGTTTGATAAATTGAGAGTGAAAAATTTGTATTCTTGGAACAACATGCTTTCCGGGTATGCGAAATTGGGGATGCTGAAGCCGGCGAGAAGATTGTTCGACAAAATGCCTGCAAAGGATTATGTCAGTTGGAATACAGTGGTGATGGCATATGTGCAGAGTGGGCAGTTTCACGAGGCTATAAAGCTTTTTTTGCAGTTGAGGAGGTTGGATATTGGCTTTAATGAGTATAGTTTTGCTGGTGTTGTAACAATATGTGTTAAGTTAAGGGAGTTGTGTCTTGCTAAGCAATTGCACAGTCAAGTTCTTATTGTTGGGTTCTTGTCAAATTTGGTTCTTTCAAGTTCTATTTTGGATGCATATGCAAAATGTGGCGAGCTAGGGGATTCTAGGAGGTTGTTTGATGAGATGATACAGAGGGATGTTCTAGCTTGGACCACTTTGGTATCTGCTTATGCTCAACGCGGTGATATGGATTCTGCTCAGGAACTCTTTGCCAGTATGCCAGAAAAAAATtctgtttcttggactgctttgATCGCAGGGTATGCCCAAAATGGAATGGGAAATGAAGCCCTTGAGGTGTTCATGGATATGATTAAGCATCATGTCGAAGCTGATCAATTCACTTTCAGCAGTTGCTTGTTAGCTTGTGCTAGCATAATTTCACCAGAGTGCGGTAGACAAATTCATTCACATATGATAACCTCGGGCCTGAGGCTTAATGCTGTAGTTTTGAGTTCTCTCATTAACATGTATTGGAAATGTGGAATCTTGGAAGCCGGGAAAAGGGTTTTTGACTCTATGAAAAACAAGCAAAATGTTGTCTTGTGGAACACTATGATATCTGCACTAGCACGCCATGGTTGTGGTAAACAAGCAATAAAATTGTTTGCAGATATGGCGAGAATGGCTGTTAAACCAGACAGTGTCACATTACTTGCCCTTTTGAATGCTTGCAGTCATTCGGGGCTTGTCCAAGAAggacttattttgttcgagtcCATGACTCGAGAGTATGACGTCAGTCCCAATCAGGAGCATTATGCTTGTGTAATTGATCTTTTGGGTCGATCAGGATGTtttgatgaattgatgaatCATCTAAAGAAGATGCCATGTGTACCAGATGATCGGGTTTGGAATGCTTTGCTTGGTGTATGTAGAATTCATGGAAATTTAGAGTTGGCAAAAATAGCTGCAAAACATCTTGTGCATTTAGAGCCCCGGTCCCCAGTAGCATACCTACTGTTGTGTAGTATATACTCTGCCCTTGGGAGATGGGAATCTGCCGAGGAAGTGAGGCGGCTTATGAACAAGGGAAACATCGAAAAGGACGCCGCGGTTAGCTGGATAGAAATTGATAGAAAATTTCATTTTGACAGTATAGCTAATAATTTGCCTCCTTGTGAGAAAGAAAGAACCTCGGTTTTGGAACTATTAGATGATCAGAGCTTGGCATATAACTTCAAGCAGTAA